In the genome of Calothrix sp. PCC 6303, the window AACGTAAGTCACCAGTGCTACCATCAATTTCATAGAAAGGTACGTCAAAAAATTCATTACCTGGACCTCCTATAGCTCTTAGTGGTGAAACATAAAGAACTTGGGGTAAATGTAAAGAGGGAGCCAAAAGTAAAAACGGGGTAATCAACAGGGTATGAAAACCGACAATGCAAACAGCTCGATAAATTAATTGGGGACGAATATTTAAGCATCCAGCTAAAGGATAGAGAGCAAGTGCAGCCCAACCTTTAGCCCAGCCAATAGAAGATTTAATAATCAAACTAGTTGGTAGGTTATAGTCTACATGACCACCAATTAATGCGATTTCCATGAATATCATTCCAATTACCCAAAGCCAGATCACCCAGGAGATAGAAATTTTTTCCTCAACTGGGGTGTCTTTAGTCTGAGCCAGGATTTTAATTACTAGAAATAGTAAAAGTAGCCAACCCATAATAGCGCCAACAACATACAATCCACCAACAAGCCAAATAAAATAAGTATTGGCGATCGCCCACCAAACTACTTTTTCTGGTATGTTTTGCGGCTGGATATCATCTTTGTCTTTTGTATCTTGATTGATTTGTTTTTTTTTCATTAGTTCTTACTTTCTCAGTGTTCCCCAACTTGTACCTTCAGGAAAGCCACTTGGATAATTTATCTATCCAGGGTTTACGAATCCAGATCAAGCACATACCAAGAGTAGAAAATACAGAACCCATTGCAGCTCCAGCCAGCACTAAGCCTTTCTTGGGAGTTGTCGGTTCAGTTGGTAAACTAGGCTCTACAGCCATCTGTATCAAGGGGTAAGCTGAAAAAATATCTCCTTGTCCTAAATCTAATTTGGTGAGGGTAGAGGCAAAGGTTGCTTCGGCTATTTGTGCGTCGCGCTTCAAGTTGTCCAGGCTAGATTCTCGTTGAGAGAGGGTATCTAAGCGCTTCTCTAACTGATTAATTTCTACATCTAGTGCTTTTGCCTGAGCTTTTAGTCCTTGTGCCTCTGAGTTGTAAGATACCAAACTCTGGAATAATGCATCCCGGCTTGACCCATTTAAAGCCAGAGCTAAACGATTAAGTTTAAATATAGTTATTGGTTTACCTAATATATACTCACTGCGTTGCAGTAGAGCTGCTAGAGTTGCTTCCTGTCGTTTGCTTTCATTCACCACATTGGGATGATTAGAGGTCAAATCAGCCAGTAAAAGTTCCCGCTTTGATGCAGCTTGACTATAATCTTTGAGATTTTGTTGAAAGACTTGATCTGCATGGAGAAAAAAAGCATCGGCAGCTTCCTGGGGAGATAGTCCGAGAACTCTGACAAGCTCTTGTATACGTTTGCTTGTCAGTTCTTCTTGGGCTTTAGTTTCTGCTAGCTGTCGGCGTAACTGCTCAATGTTGGAAGATAAATTACCTACTTGTTCAGGAAAACTCAGACCATAACGCATTTTATAATTTGATAGCTGTTTCTGAGCCTCCTGTAGCTTTTGCTGGGTGGTAAGGAAGATTTTCTCTGTAGGTTCCCGACGCTGAGTGATTTCTCCGCTTCGTAAGGTATTAGTTTCGTTCACCATAGCCTGATACAAAGCTAGAGATTTCTTGTGTGCATCTTCTGGGCTTTTACCAGTGAGTTCAAACTGCATGATGGTGGTGTTATCTATGAGTTTGATGCGAGGTTTACCAAATTGATCTTGCGGAATTTTGGCGATCGCAGAAGCCGCTTTGATCACTGCATCACTAGTAAAAATAAATTCATAATTAGACCGAGCATCATAAGTAGAACTACCGAGAGAAGAAACGCTGGAAGATGTTGCCTGACCAATTCCTGGTAAATTAACATTAACGCCAGAACTAGCACCACTTAAAAGTAGAGCAAACTCACTGGTATAGCTTGGTTTGGTGACTTTTAAATACTGGACTGATGATCCCCAAATCAAAGTATTGCTTAACCCTGCAAGAATAATATAGCGAAGCCAACGACCAGTGATTAAATTTTTGACCTCTAATATTTTGACAATCAACACCTGTTGCGAACCCTTAACAAATCTCATGGAATATAAATACCAAATAGGAGCGTTTGAATCGAGTGTCAGAATAGAAATAATATTGATTAATAAAAATCTTATTAATTTGAAACATCAGAATTGTTTGAACTGGTTAGATTGAAAAAAATTATGTATATATTTTACTTTTTGTAAAAACGGCAATCAATAATGGCAAGCATTCTATTTAGATACATAGGCAAAAATAAAGCTTTATTAATACATATACAAGACAAACAAAACATTCTTTTTGAACACATACAAAATATACATTATGTTCATGGAAGCATGTTTTTTATGATCACAACATTATATCCAATTTAAATAAATGTCCAAAAAATCTTAATATCAAGATGAATCAAATACACAGACAAGCTTGAATTTTAGGCATTTTTAGTAAATTATCAGACTTACGGCTGTCGTCTTTTCAGATTATCTTGGAGGTGAAATTGGGTGTAAAGCTCGACATTCA includes:
- a CDS encoding GumC family protein; this translates as MRFVKGSQQVLIVKILEVKNLITGRWLRYIILAGLSNTLIWGSSVQYLKVTKPSYTSEFALLLSGASSGVNVNLPGIGQATSSSVSSLGSSTYDARSNYEFIFTSDAVIKAASAIAKIPQDQFGKPRIKLIDNTTIMQFELTGKSPEDAHKKSLALYQAMVNETNTLRSGEITQRREPTEKIFLTTQQKLQEAQKQLSNYKMRYGLSFPEQVGNLSSNIEQLRRQLAETKAQEELTSKRIQELVRVLGLSPQEAADAFFLHADQVFQQNLKDYSQAASKRELLLADLTSNHPNVVNESKRQEATLAALLQRSEYILGKPITIFKLNRLALALNGSSRDALFQSLVSYNSEAQGLKAQAKALDVEINQLEKRLDTLSQRESSLDNLKRDAQIAEATFASTLTKLDLGQGDIFSAYPLIQMAVEPSLPTEPTTPKKGLVLAGAAMGSVFSTLGMCLIWIRKPWIDKLSKWLS